CGGTGCACCGCGGCGTCGAACACCCGATCCGGCAGCAGCCACCGGGCGAAGACGATGGCCTTCGCGGCGAAGGGAACGGTGTACCGGATCCGCGGCTTCGCGGCATCCACCGCCCGTCCGATCGCCTCGGCGACGACCGCCGGCCCCGGCGCGCTCTCGGTGTCGGCCGCGCTCAGCGCCCGCACGAGCGCGTGCGCCTGCGGGGCGTACGCGGTGTGGCCTGAGACCTCGAGGGCGCTCCGCCGCGAGATCTCGTTCCACTCGGTTCGGATCGCCCCGGGACGGATCAGCACCACCCGCACCCCGTGCGGCTCGACCTCGACCCGCAGCGAGTTGCTGAGCCCCTCCACGGCGTACTTCGTCGCGTGATACCAGGCGCCCAGCGGCTCGTAGATGCGGCCGCCGATCGAGGAGATGTTGACGATCGTGCCCCGGCGCTGGCGCCGCATCGTGGGCAGCACGAGCTGGGTGAGCCGCGCGAGCCCGAAGATGTTGACCTCGAACTGGCGTCGCGCCTCGTCGATCGGCACGTCTTCGACGGCTCCGTACGAGCCGTATCCGGCGTTGTTGACGAGCACGTCGATGCGCCCTCGATCATTAAGGATGCCGGTGACGGCCGCCGTCATCGACTCGTCGTCGGTGACATCCAGGCGGATGACGCGGGCGCCGTGATCGGCGAGGTGCGCCATGCGCTCGACACGCCTCGCTCCCGCGTAGACGACGAATCCGCGCCGGATCAGTTCGAGGACGGTGGCCTCTCCGATTCCCGAGGATGCTCCGGTGACCAAGGCGACGCGTGAATCCATAGGGAACACAAAACCAGCTCCTCCTGCATGTCTCCTCCGCGGATCTGGTGCGTTTGCCTAGCCTGGCCGAGTGGGGGAGCGTGCACGACGTCGACGCCGCGCTCGCCTGCGTCGCGCGGGGACGGTGCTGGGCGGCATCCTGTTCGTCGCAGCCCTCACGGTCGGGTGGCTCGCGCTCACGCTCGGGCCCCTCAACGGCGTCGCCCGGGCTGCGGCTCCCCTGACGCCCGCACCGGTCCCCGCCGAGGCCGCCCCGGCCCCGACACCAGCGGCGACGCCGCTCCTGCCCACCCCGGTGTTCGACGACGCGCCCGCCGACCCCGCCCCGCCTGCACCCCCGCCGCCACCCACCGCCTGGGTGATCGGCGACTCGCAGGCCGCGGCCGAGGCGTCATGGGTGGCGCGCGCCCCCGCCGAGCTCGGCTACGACGTCACCCTCTCCGCGCGCGGCGGCATCGGGTTCGTCGCCGCGCCCCCGGGCTCTGACGCATCGACCGGGCACCCGAGCATCCGCGATGCGCTCGCCGCCGGGCTGTGGCAACCGCCCGCCGACCCCGCGCTCATCGTCGTGCAGTCCGGCGGCAACGACCAGACCTTCCCGATCGATCACGTGCGTGCCTCCGCCGAGGCCTCGCTCGATCAGCTGCGCACCACCTTCCCCGAGGCGACGATCGTCGTCGTCGGACCGCTCGTGCAGGTGGAGGCCTGGGCGCCCCAGCGCCGTGCCGTGAGCGCGACACTCGCCGAGGTCTCTGCGGCGCGCGGGATCGCCTTCGTCGACACGACCGGCTGGGTGGCGTCATCCGGTCTCTCGCCCTTCCTCGTCGACGACCGCCACTTCTCGCCCGCAGGGCACGACGCCCTCACGGGCATCTTCGTGCGCGCGCTCGCCGGCACCGGAGTCGGCGACCCCGCCGCGACGGCGCCGTCAGCAGCCTCCTGAGCCCGCGGCATCCGACTCTCCCGGCGCGCTCTCCGCGCCGGTCAGCTCCGCGACCAGCGCCTCGGCGGCCGGCCAGTACGGCGCGTAGTGGTCGGGCTGGGCGTTGATCTGCGTTCGATGGGCGACGAGTGTCGGCTCCATCGCCAGGCGCTCGGCCTCGGGCACCTCGTCGAGCATCGCCCGGTAGAACATCGTCGCGGCGGTGTACGGATCCATGCGCGCCTCGCGCGGGCCCCACTCGTCCTGCTGCTGGAAGAGTCCGACCGAGGTCGTGGGGCTGCCGTCGGGGTTTCGCACGCCGCTGGTCTCCCAGTCGCCGTAGTCGAGGTTCCGCAGTGACGACTCGCCCATGGCGGTCATCACGGCGATGGTCTGGTCGCGCTCCGAGAGCCCGAGGTCCCGGCCCGCCTGAATGACGGTCGCGGCGTTCTCGCGCTGCTCGGCGGTCCAGGTGCGGCATTCGGATGCGCCCTCGCGGGGGGAGAACAGCACGACGACGGCGATCACCGCGACGACGGCGACGGTGACCAGACCCGCGAGCACGGTCTGGATTCGGGATGCCGCGGAGGAGCGCACCCGCACATGGTGGCACCCGTTCCTGAGATCCACCCGCCGGGTATAGCCTGCCGCCGATGCGCCTTCGCCCGATCGATCTCGTGGACGTCTTCGTCTACCTCGTCGTGCTGGGCGTGTTCATCCAGCTCTTCCCCGCCGTCATCTCCGAGACCTTCCTTCTCGCCCTCCTCACCGCGATCCTGCTGAAGGTCGTGCTCGAAGTCGTGCTGTGGCTGAAGAAGCGGGTGATCGCGCGCATCCGCGCCTCGAGCACCGCCCTCACGCGCACGGTCAACATCGTCGCGCTCGTGCTGATCCTTCCGGGCAGCAAGTTCGTGGTGCTGCTACTGGTCGACCTCGTCTTCGGCGACGAGGTGCGCCTCGGCGGCTTCTTCGCCGTCACGGCGCTCATCATCGTCCTGACCCTCGCGCGGGCGGGCGTCCGCCGGCTGCTCGCTCCGGTCCCGGGCGACCCGGCGAGCGATCAGAGCTCGCGGAGGTAGCAGAGCATCCGATAGTCCTCGCCGGGTTCGATGTTGACGAACCCGTGTCGCTCGTAGAACCGGCGGGTGTCGTGATCGATCTCGTCGACGTTGATGTGCATCTCGCCGGCCCCGCGGCGTCGCACCTCGTCGATCGCGGCGGTGAGGACGCGGGTGCCGATGCCCTCGTCGCGCAGCGTCGGGCGCACGTAGAGCTCTTCGAGCTGGGCGAGTGCGCCCCGGTAGTACGGCGTCGGCCGCAGCGTCAGGAAGGCGAAGGCCACAGCCGCGCCTGCGTCATCCTCCGCGAGGACGACCAGCACGTCGTCCCGCAGCAGGAGGGCGGCGAACCGCTCCCCGAAGAACGCGGCACCGGGGGTGGCCGATTCGAACTCGGTGTTGAAGTCGTGGAGCAGCGCGCCGACCGTCGCGGCATCCTCTTCGGTGGCGAATCGCACCGTGACCGGCGTCGGCATGGGTTCATCATTGCCGACGGCGGCGCGCGGCGGTAGCGTGCGGCGCGTGAGCCATCCGATCATGTTCGATGAGGCGGATGCTGCGCTGCGGCGCATCCGCGAGATCGCCCTGGCGTTTCCGGGTGCGGCGGAGCGGGTCTCGCACGGCCGGCCGAACTTCTTCACCACGAAGACCTTCTGCTACTTCGGCGGATCGGAGCGGGGCGACCATGTGGGGGCGCGGCACGATCGCGCCATCCTCGTCCGGCCCGACCCGGTCGACGAGCCGGCCCTCCGACAGGACCCCCGATTCTGGGAGCCCGCGTACCTCTGGCCGGCCGGGTGGCTCGGCGTCGACGTTCCCGCCGGCGACGCTCCCGATGACGAGTGGGCCGAGGTCGCCGAACTCATCGACGCGTCGTACCGTGTCACCGCGCCGAAGAAGCTGGTGCGCGAGCTCGATCTGAGGGCAGCCGAGGCGGACTGACCCCGATCGCGCTCGCCCGCAACCCCTCGCCCGGCCGAGCCCGCGCCCCTAGAGTGCCCCCATGGGAGAGGATGTCGCACCGCAGGAGTTCACCCGCGCCGACCGCACCCGCCACCGCGAGAAGGTGCGGCAGAACCTCGACGTCTTCGCGCAGATGCTGCGCGAATCGCGGTTCGACACCGACGATCCGCTGACGGGGCTGGAGGTCGAGTTCAACCTCATCGACGAGGTCGGCGATCCCGCGCTCCGCAACGCCGAGGCGCTCGCCGCGATCGCCGACCCGGCGTTCCAGACCGAGCTCGGTCAGTTCAACATCGAGATGAACGTCCCCCCGGCGCGACTGCGCGGGGGAGGGCTGACGACGTTCGAGGAGGGACTGCGCCGGAGCCTCAACCGAGCGGAGGAACGCTCGGCGGGTGTCGGCGCGCATCTGGTGATGATCGGTATCCTGCCGACGCTCGCCGAAGGACACCTCACGCGCGAGACCCTGAGTGCCAACCCGCGCTACGCCCTGCTCAGCGAGCAGATCCTCGATGCCCGCGGCGAGGACATCGCGATCTCGATCACGGGTGCCGAGAAGCTTCGCACCACGGCCGACTC
The Microbacterium sp. SLBN-154 DNA segment above includes these coding regions:
- a CDS encoding SGNH/GDSL hydrolase family protein, translating into MGERARRRRRARLRRAGTVLGGILFVAALTVGWLALTLGPLNGVARAAAPLTPAPVPAEAAPAPTPAATPLLPTPVFDDAPADPAPPAPPPPPTAWVIGDSQAAAEASWVARAPAELGYDVTLSARGGIGFVAAPPGSDASTGHPSIRDALAAGLWQPPADPALIVVQSGGNDQTFPIDHVRASAEASLDQLRTTFPEATIVVVGPLVQVEAWAPQRRAVSATLAEVSAARGIAFVDTTGWVASSGLSPFLVDDRHFSPAGHDALTGIFVRALAGTGVGDPAATAPSAAS
- a CDS encoding GNAT family N-acetyltransferase → MPTPVTVRFATEEDAATVGALLHDFNTEFESATPGAAFFGERFAALLLRDDVLVVLAEDDAGAAVAFAFLTLRPTPYYRGALAQLEELYVRPTLRDEGIGTRVLTAAIDEVRRRGAGEMHINVDEIDHDTRRFYERHGFVNIEPGEDYRMLCYLREL
- a CDS encoding peptidase M23, whose amino-acid sequence is MDLRNGCHHVRVRSSAASRIQTVLAGLVTVAVVAVIAVVVLFSPREGASECRTWTAEQRENAATVIQAGRDLGLSERDQTIAVMTAMGESSLRNLDYGDWETSGVRNPDGSPTTSVGLFQQQDEWGPREARMDPYTAATMFYRAMLDEVPEAERLAMEPTLVAHRTQINAQPDHYAPYWPAAEALVAELTGAESAPGESDAAGSGGC
- a CDS encoding MmcQ/YjbR family DNA-binding protein, which translates into the protein MSHPIMFDEADAALRRIREIALAFPGAAERVSHGRPNFFTTKTFCYFGGSERGDHVGARHDRAILVRPDPVDEPALRQDPRFWEPAYLWPAGWLGVDVPAGDAPDDEWAEVAELIDASYRVTAPKKLVRELDLRAAEAD
- a CDS encoding oxidoreductase, with protein sequence MDSRVALVTGASSGIGEATVLELIRRGFVVYAGARRVERMAHLADHGARVIRLDVTDDESMTAAVTGILNDRGRIDVLVNNAGYGSYGAVEDVPIDEARRQFEVNIFGLARLTQLVLPTMRRQRRGTIVNISSIGGRIYEPLGAWYHATKYAVEGLSNSLRVEVEPHGVRVVLIRPGAIRTEWNEISRRSALEVSGHTAYAPQAHALVRALSAADTESAPGPAVVAEAIGRAVDAAKPRIRYTVPFAAKAIVFARWLLPDRVFDAAVHRVFGVTPADRLAAEESAAGARVEGVGSVR